The Tribolium castaneum strain GA2 chromosome 3, icTriCast1.1, whole genome shotgun sequence sequence GAATGTAAGTTTGCATTACTTGTAGTTTAAAGTTACACAAGTAGAGAAATTTGTTTAGTTGTCTCAGCGGCATTATATTCTGCAATGTGGGTTTAATGATCCATCACAAAAAGTCCACGACTTTGTTTCAACTGACTTGATGAAAAGTTGGTTGGAATTTTGCAATAATGATTACGTGAGGCTAATTAATACAATCAGATTGGACGCTAGTGAAGACGATATTGAAAAAACAACTATTTATGCTGAACAGATGTTGCGGGCGTTGTTTAAGTaagtaatttttatacaataatTGCGCTAAAATTGATTTGCAGAAACGCACCAGTTAATGACATCACGTCTTGTCTTTTAAGTCAGTACTtaaatgaacaaaaattaatagaatatGAAAAACTCAACTGGGATATCATCTTGTACTATCGCATTGTCGTGCAATTTTTGCGCCAGTCTCCGGAATTTGAAGAAACTTTGAACAGTATTTTGCCCGAATTGGTtctattttgtaaatatatcAGGGGGTGAGTTCAAAAGTTAATTCGTAATTACGTTTTTGACAGAAAATCGCCCGAATTAGAGAGTTTTTGTTTCGGTTTGCGAAAACTAcagaggactataacttaggagacggaATTGCTGGGTTTTCTGAACCCAAACaaatagtacggcagagtaagaatgagggcgctttgagaaaaaaattattcacaatttaaaatattcgCTTCGTTTCCAAGACGTTACAACAGTGCACAAAGAATTATAGCTTAGAATTATCCATTTGCGTTCCATCATtacatttttgcgaacgctgaaaaagacaaaaataatattctcggctaaatttgctaattttttgccCGATTTAGTGCGGAAAAAATTAGTTCTGTCAATTTGTTATTTGATTTATCCCTTATCGAAAAACACGAATGGAATGTAACTACCAATGTTGCCAATTTTAGGTATATTgagtttattaaaacaaaacaggATTTGGATGAATTGGAATATCATTTCActctaaaacaattttttattatcactgAAACATACGATGTCAGTGATAGCGCAAGCCGCCAGTGCTTGAATTCACTAGTGCATGACGCCCTAAAAAAAGAAGTTTTACCAACAAGTGTGGAAGAAACAATCGTGCGCAATTTGGAGAAGACGTTCCCTGATACAAACACTCGATTGGTTTTCGTCTGCGAGATAATATCTGATATTTTTTACGGCGAGGACGAAATGTCTTTTGAGGAGTTTAAAAGACAGGAGATGGAGAAGAGCCACACGGTAACacattttgaaattgtatttttaaagtaatttgaaTGATCCAGATTTCGCAATTAAAATCGGACATCGCCTTGTTATCAGAACAGGAAAAATACTGCGCatctgttgaaaaaaattattcagagGCTGCACGCCTACGAGCCGAAATTGACGAGAAACAAGCTTTCTTAGAGAACGTGCAAAAGGTGCAAGAAAAGCCAGAAGTGGAGAAAAAGACAGACGTGGGAACAATGCTGAAATGTTTGACCATCACAGAATCGCTTTTGCTTTCTCCCAAAGTGCAGTACACTCCCACGATTGCCACCTTGACCACCGAACACATAAACCCCGCTATGCTACATGAGGACAAAGTAGTGCAAGCGAAAGCTCTCAAATGCTACGCCTTGTGTTGTCTGATAGACAGAAAATGTGCAATTCACGGCATCCACTTGTTTTCTTCTTTCATTATTACGTCCGTCCTTGCCAAAGACAGCGAAATTCTGAAGCTTAGCTTGCAAGCCGTCACTGATATTTTGATCTTATATGGAACAAGTTTCGTTGAGGAAAAAGGCGAAGAAAATGGGGAGTCCCAACCGACAAACACTTGCTTTATCGGGGGCACCTCTTTGACAGCGCTTATTGAAGCAATGACCAACTACATGCAAGACGAggtaacttaaaaaatcttgACCGTGTCACATTTTGATCAATTTGATCGAAAATTATCTACTTTACTGTAGTTTTTTGAAGACTCGAATTTTGTTTGTCGAGTCcacaagtttatttaaatttaaggaTCCGGGAATTGAAGAGACCGCTACCCGTTGCATATGCATATTGTTGTTGCGAAACCGCCTCACTTCATCATCCGTTTTATCGGCACTTATCATAAAGTGGGCAAATCCGGCaacaagtaattatttttatttttgaatttttttacaatttttttttcagccaATGAGGGCGTTAAACAAATCATAGGTCATACGTTGCAGTCGCTTACAGCTTTACCAAACTGCGAATATTTTGCCGATGCGGTGTTGAGTACAATTA is a genomic window containing:
- the Cap-G gene encoding condensin complex subunit 3; amino-acid sequence: MEIEAVKVDDVLEIFNTIQQSSGAHLHYATILKNALSNENDSELFSTFCKCVEKAFCGSCKEDIYNGRIFSFVLVLAATFHPKKDDVIHPVLRKIIQHLIALSYLDNEPLRFWSCKLINGIMKNVDEIDDELFEEFKNAMIERLKDPKVAIRGQAILAVHRLQDPSDKNDPITRQLCTYINSDSNGKLRQVCVEKVAINKHVLTLVLERLRDINLDVRLAAFEKIRLLIKYLNLSQRHYILQCGFNDPSQKVHDFVSTDLMKSWLEFCNNDYVRLINTIRLDASEDDIEKTTIYAEQMLRALFKNAPVNDITSCLLSQYLNEQKLIEYEKLNWDIILYYRIVVQFLRQSPEFEETLNSILPELVLFCKYIRGYIEFIKTKQDLDELEYHFTLKQFFIITETYDVSDSASRQCLNSLVHDALKKEVLPTSVEETIVRNLEKTFPDTNTRLVFVCEIISDIFYGEDEMSFEEFKRQEMEKSHTISQLKSDIALLSEQEKYCASVEKNYSEAARLRAEIDEKQAFLENVQKVQEKPEVEKKTDVGTMLKCLTITESLLLSPKVQYTPTIATLTTEHINPAMLHEDKVVQAKALKCYALCCLIDRKCAIHGIHLFSSFIITSVLAKDSEILKLSLQAVTDILILYGTSFVEEKGEENGESQPTNTCFIGGTSLTALIEAMTNYMQDEDPGIEETATRCICILLLRNRLTSSSVLSALIIKWANPATTNEGVKQIIGHTLQSLTALPNCEYFADAVLSTIRTIVYAPGKSPLCDIDTDNITKFMVTLCKMSSQGTKILADLALKMCNQMREKPKLKINPYFAKALTMMDLSQSERLNSILFICNELQEVVDKQSSKNIKKFITNASKNVKLASISEE